Genomic segment of Oryzias melastigma strain HK-1 linkage group LG21, ASM292280v2, whole genome shotgun sequence:
AGTGCAGGCAAATGGAACTGTCAGCAATAAACAGTCATTGGAACACAGTCCATATGAGTCTATTGTTCTCAGGGTacaaaatttgttttacattaCAGGAAATGGAAAAGGAGGCGAGTCCATCTATGGAGGGTTTTTTGAAGGTAAAAAGCTGCAATCCAAAGTTAGAAATTGTCTTTTCAataaacatttctgtgtttACTAAAAtctctgtctttgttttaatcccagatgAAAGCTTTGCTGTTAAACACAATAAGGATTATCTGCTGTCAATGGCCAATAGAGGCAAAGACACAAATGGGTCTCAGTTTTTTATGTAAGTACTCTTAttctttttgtacatttaatgttttaatatttattatcgACACACAAAATACTTACTAAAAATATGTGGATTTCTTTAGAACAACTAAACCTGCACCACATCTGGATGGGTAAGTGTTTCATTCAAAATTCTTTAGTTAACTGTAGCTAAATTTTGCCTTGGTACATGTTAatgattggtttatttatttgtttttgttttcccttaGTGTCCACGTAGTTTTTGGTCAAGTGATTTCTGGCCAAGAGATTGTTCAAACTATGGAGAACCAGAAAACGGATCCCAACAGTCGGCCGTATGCGGAAGTGAAAATCCTCAACTGTGGAGAACTTGTCCCTAAATCTAAATGTaagtttctttccttttttttcttcatggttTGGGTTAAACTTTTAATGCTCTTTATTCTTTCTGTAGCAAAGaaagatgagaaaaagaaagaaaagaggtcctcaagctccagcagcagctccagtgACTCTGAAAGCTCCTCCAAATCCTCCTCTGATTCTGAAATGTCAGAAAAGGAATCTaagaagcaaaagaagaaagcaaaaaagctcaaaaagaagcaaaagaagaaggagaagaaaaagtgtgtcatttttttctcacttaCTGACTTTTTGACATCACAAAACACTCAGgggcctaattttttttaatcttcacagGTCAGAACCTGAGATTGTTGAAGAGAAAGAGCAAGAGGAGTTGGTTACATCGACCGTACGGCCTGAAGAAATACCACCCGTCCCTGAGAATCGATTCCTCATGAGGAAAAGTCCTCCAGCAGTCGAGAAGCCAAATGAGGACGGAGAAAAGGAccagagaaagagagaagaccGGCCGAGGGAGAAGTTAGTTTCTCTGAAGCAACTCCCGGAATAACACTTAAACTTGATTTCTTTgacgattaatttttttctattttctctttGCAGTGCGTATAATTCTCATTCAGCATATGACAGGCGATTAGTGGTGACGACTCGATCAGGGAGGAAGATAAAGGGCAGAGGGCCGAGGGTAGGAGCTCTGCATCTGTTGTGTCCGCTTTACTTACTTCAGTTGGAATTACTGAGATATTATGAACAAAGAGTATTCGGTTTCTGTAGTTTTAggtaaaaaaggttttatttacattttttttttcgtactTTCATAGAGATACCGAACTCCATCACGATCTCGCTCAAGATCAAGAGATCGTTTTAGGCGGAGCGAAACTCCTCCTCATTGGCGTCATGAAATGCAGCGTCAAAGGATGAGGGCGGTCACAGGGGAGCGCTGGATAAAGGGTGACAGGTGAGCTCACTTATTGATGTAAAACtacaaacttatttttattcttaaaaagcTATTCACTCTGGATACTTTATCCATACTccaaagtttgcttttttaaacacaattattttgatcaaataatgtaaataaacagtGGCAGAACCATGTGTTATGGACAAATACACTGAAtgtccagtttaaaaaaataaaaaaaagtgagctAAAGCAGGAACAAAGCAATAAAATtagaagctacagttttaatctaaacAAGGGacaaattggtcttaattttcttatatacatggccttaaaaaggttttaaatttaactcgaagaaacttgtaggaaccctgacatattttttgtccttaGAATGTAAACAGAATAGGAATACTGTATATGTAGACTAAAGTGAAAACTTAAAACTCAACGTAAGAAAACAGAATCAACTAAACAGTCTAAAATCCGAGCACAAATCAGCGTTAAGAATGAGGCCGTTAACTGAACAGGGTCTATTTACTTTTCCTAAACTTCAATGGTGATCGCTGCAAGCAGCACAACTGCAGCCTCACAGGGTCACCCGAGAGCCGTCTTTGAGCTTTGTTGGGATCAAATGCAGCATTCCTTGTATTGCTTGAGGGTGAAACACGTTTCATTTAAGTGCAGAtgctagaatttttttttattttttattctttgcagAAGTGAGCTGAATGAAGCAAGGGAAGAGGAAGCTAAAGCTCCAAGAAGAGAGAGAAACGCGTCGGACTCCAAGCAAGAGCAAACTTCTGAGggtaaaaaagagaagaaatctCGTAAGTCAAGAAGCAAAGAAAAGGAGGCTGCAGAAAAGGATGGGAAGCACGGCACACACAAGGCAAAGAAAAGGGATAAATCCCAGAGTCGCAGTAAAAGCAGAGAGAGGAGCAAACGGTCAAAAAGCAGAGACAGGGGTAAAAAACACAAGAGCGACGACAGGAAGGGTCGATCGAAGAGCAATGACAGAAGTGCTAAAAACGAAAAGGAGTCAGATCAAAGTAAAGATAAAGACAAGGGTCAGGAATCcagcaaaaaacacaaagacgaGAGCAAAGACAAGAGTGATGAGAGAACTAGAACAAAGTCTCGCAGCAAAGAAAGAGCATCTGCAAAGGCCGAGCGTAGATCCAGCAGCAGAAGCAGGGATCGAGGCGGACGCTCAAGGTCCAGAGATAAGGAGGAGAAAAGAGACAAGGACAAAGAGAGGGGCAAAGACCGGAGCAGGAGCAAGGAGAGACGACACAACAGCGAAAAGGAGAGCAGGAGGCGCTCGTCTAGAGATCAACGATCAAGAAGTCCAGACAGAAACAGAACGAGAGACTCCAAGAGAAGCCGGCGCTCCAGAAGCAGGAGTCGTGGAAGAGACCACAGCAAAGAGCGGTCCTCTCACCGAAGAGAGCGCCGAAGGAGacgaagcagcagcagcagtagcagcagctCTGATAGGGACCGAGCAGACAAAAAGAAGAGTCAGAGCAGCCCCAGAGCCAAGAGGAGCGCAAAGAGTACCTCCAGAGAGAGAAGGAGCCCAGCGAAACCAGACAGTACgaaaggcaaaaagaaaagcGATAAGAAGAGCCAGTCGACTTCTGGCTCCAGCTCGGACTCAGACTGATGCCCTTTGTAACACCCGCCAAAACATGGAGTATAAAATCCTTGATTTATGTCATCACAGCCTCACTACTTCCACAGCAAATGAGAGGCTAcatcttttaaaatgtacacaatTTAGTACTAATTTGCAACAGGTGGAGGTTATAGACCTAAAAACCTGCGAGGACAAAGTGCATCAGTGATGAAATTATTTTGGAGCTAAAACTACAGAATGCTACGCAAGAATcatctttggtgtttttcatttgtaatgttttgattcttgggaaataaaaaaagccacaaaattaattgtttttaaaattcaaaggttGTTTTGTGCCCTTCTAGTTTTCTGTTTCCCCCTCAAATCTGGAGACGACATTCATACTGTGACGCATGCTTTATTTTGGacctttatttgatttaaattgtgtACTCTGTTATTCCCAGCCCCTATCTAACCCCCTcacatttttactgtaattttcttGTGAACGTGGTGTAAACGGCGAGCAGTTTGAACGAGATTTGTACTCATTGTTTTAAGGCAATCAGCCTGGGTGTTTGTTGATGAtggacaaaaaaacacttttatttgtaATAGCTTTTAATAAAGTAGAGGCTCAGTCCAAAGCATTTGTTTGTAATCAGAAttgcaacaataaaaaaggctATCATTACATGAAAAAATGGGTCTGGGTGTTTTAATGCAATTAAAGACATAAAAGTACGCAAAACTGCTGCTTTAGGTTTGTTAGATGTGTCTGCACGGATTGTCGCTGGTTttcaaatttaagttaaaaacatttacaactaAACATGCAGTTATGGAAagtttaatagttttattaaatatttgaatttgaCTGTGCTTTCTCTCCACATGTACAGGGGGGTAAAAAGTTCTTCAAGGCCTGTAGTTTTCATCATAGGCATacttcaactatgagagacacaacgagaaaaaaatctagaaaatcttgtctgatatatttttttaagaatttgcaaattatggtggaaaataagttttAAGTCACCTACAAACAAGATTTCTGatctgtaacttcttctgtaagaggatcctctgtcctccactcgttatctgtattaatggcacctgttggaactcgttatctatataaacaacacctgtccacaacctcaaacagtcacatcCCAAACTCAGCTCTGGCAAAGACCAAAGATCTGTCTAGGAACACCAGAAACAGAATAGTTTACCTTTCACCAGggtgggaagactgaatctgcaataagTGAGTAGCTTAATGTGAAGaatattaggaaatggaa
This window contains:
- the ppig gene encoding peptidyl-prolyl cis-trans isomerase G, translating into MGIKVRPRCFLDIGISNVLVGRVVVELFADICPKTCENFRCLCTGSVFHRIVKDFMIQGGDFSEGNGKGGESIYGGFFEDESFAVKHNKDYLLSMANRGKDTNGSQFFMSEPEIVEEKEQEELVTSTVRPEEIPPVPENRFLMRKSPPAVEKPNEDGEKDQRKREDRPRENAYNSHSAYDRRLVVTTRSGRKIKGRGPRRYRTPSRSRSRSRDRFRRSETPPHWRHEMQRQRMRAVTGERWIKGDRSELNEAREEEAKAPRRERNASDSKQEQTSEGKKEKKSRKSRSKEKEAAEKDGKHGTHKAKKRDKSQSRSKSRERSKRSKSRDRGKKHKSDDRKGRSKSNDRSAKNEKESDQSKDKDKGQESSKKHKDESKDKSDERTRTKSRSKERASAKAERRSSSRSRDRGGRSRSRDKEEKRDKDKERGKDRSRSKERRHNSEKESRRRSSRDQRSRSPDRNRTRDSKRSRRSRSRSRGRDHSKERSSHRRERRRRRSSSSSSSSSDRDRADKKKSQSSPRAKRSAKSTSRERRSPAKPDSTKGKKKSDKKSQSTSGSSSDSD